In the genome of Pseudomonas sp. Teo4, the window TCTGGTCGAACTCCAGCTTGTACAGGTCTGCTGGCGAGCCGATCAGCCCTTCATCCACCAGCTGCTCGACGCTCTTCTCACCCAGGCCATCGATATCCATGGCGCGACGGGAAACGTAGTGAATGATCGCCTGCTTGAGCTGGGCGCCACAGGCCAGACGGCCGACGCAGCGGTACACCGCGCCCTCGCTGGTGGTTTCCTTGCCCTTGCTGCGCTTGATCAACTGGGTGCGCTCGACCTGCGAGCCGCACACCGGGCATTCACTCGGCACCTCGACCGGGCGGGCATCTTCAGGACGGCGCTCAAGCACAACCTGCATGACCTGCGGGATAACGTCTCCGGCGCGGCGGATGATCACCGTGTCGCCGATGCGCAGCCCCAGACGGGCAATTTCGTCCATGTTGTGCAACGTGGCGTTGGAAACGGTTACGCCCGCGACCTTGACCGGCTTCAAGCGCGCCACCGGCGTGACCGCACCGGTGCGACCGACCTGGAATTCGACATCCAGCACTTCGGTCAGCTCTTCCATGGCGGGGAACTTGTGGGCAATGGCCCAGCGTGGCTCGCGGGCACGGAAGCCGAGTTCGCGCTGGGCCGCCAGGCTGTTGACCTTGAACACCACACCGTCGATTTCGTACGGCAGGCTGTTACGCCGCTCGCCGATGTCGCGGTAGTAAGCCAGGCACTCTTCGATGCCTGCCGCGTGCTTGAGCTCGCGACTGATGGGCAAGCCCCATTGCTTGAGTTGTTCGAGAATACCAATGTGGCTTTCGCCGATGCTTTCGGAGACCTGGCCAACGCCGTAGCAGCAGAACTCCAGCGGACGGCTGGCGGTGATTTTCGAATCCAGCTGGCGCAGGCTGCCGGCAGCTGCGTTGCGCGGGTTGGCGAAGGTCTTGCCGCCAGCCTCGGCCTGGGCGGCATTCAGGCGGTCGAAACCGGCCTTGCTCATGTAGACCTCGCCGCGCACTTCGAGCACCGCTGGCCAGCCTTGCCCTTGAAGCTTGAGCGGGATATTGCGCACGGTGCGCACGTTGGCACTGATGTCTTCACCGGTGGTGCCATCACCACGGGTGGCACCCTGTACCAGTTGGCCATCACGGTACAGCAGGCTCACCGCCAGGCCGTCCAGTTTTGGCTCGCAGCTGAAATCGACCGCACCGGGTTGATCGAGCCCTTCCACCACGCGACGACCGAACTCACGCAGGTCGGCTTCCTCGAAGGCGTTGCCCAGACTGAGCATGGGCACTTCGTGACGGACCTGACTGAACGCCGCCAGGGCTTGACCACCCACACGCTGGGTCGGCGAGTCAGGCGTCACCAGATGAGGGTGTTCGGCCTCCAGGGCTTTGAGTTCGTTGAACAGTCGGTCGTACTCGGCGTCTGGAACGCTGGGTTCATCGAGCACGTAGTAGCGGTAGTTGTGCTGGTCGAGCTCGGCTCGCAGTTCGAGAATTCGGGTTTGGGCGGTCATTTTCTGGTTCTCTTGCAAAGCAAAAGAGCAGCCTGGAAGGATGGCTGAGGCTTGGAATTGCGGCTGCCTGACCTGACCCTATCGCCGGCAAGCCGGCTCCCACAGGTACCGCACAGAACTCAGGGCCTGTGTTATTCCTGTGGGAGCCGGCTTGCCGGCGATAGGGCCAAACCAGGCAACGGCAATACCCGAACCAACCAGCACGCCCTCAGGCTGCTCTTTCGCTTGGATCTATCAACGCTTCTGAGTCAGCGCACGGCGCTCGAACTCGACGATACGCTGGCGGTAGTGCTCGATAGTCTGGGCGGTCAGCACGCTGCGCTGGTCGTCCTTGAGCTCGCCATTGAGCTCATGGGCCAGCTTGCGCGCGGCGGCCACCATCACGTCGAAGGCCTGCTTCGGATGGCGCGGGCCTGGCAGACCAAGGAAGAAGCTCACGGCGCGGGTGCTGAAGTGGTCGATGTCGTCCAGGTCGAAGATGCCTGGCTTGACCGCGTTGGCCATCGAGAACAGCACCTCGCCATGACCGGCCATGCTTTCGTGACGGTGGAAAATGTCCATTTCGCCGAAACGCAGGCCGCTTTCGAGGATGTTCTGCAGCAGCGCCGGGCCTTTGAAACCACCTTCATCGCGGGAAATGACACTGATCACCAGCACTTCTTCGACAGGCGGCAGCTCTTTGGCCGCATTGCCGCTGGCGGCGAAACCGCTGTTGCGGTTGTTGTCGGCAGCGAAGCTTTCATCGGCATCGTCGAACAGGTCCGGCTCACGCTGCTCGGCAACCAGGTTCAGGTCGCCCTGCGGGGCTTGCGCTGCACGCTTGTTGCGCTTGCCGGCCTTGGCAGGCTTGGGCTCGCGTTCACGCTCAGGTGCACTGACCGAAGGCAAGTCGCTCTCGTCCAGCTCTGGCTCTTTATGAGTGTCCAGCACCCGCGATGGGCCAAGCACCTCGGCACTGCCTTCTTCGTCCGGCAGGTTGGAGTAGCTGCGATCCAGACGGAACTTCAACTTGCCTTTACCGCCGCGCATGCGGCGCCAGCCGTCGAAAAGAATACCGGCGATGACAATGATGCCGATGACGATCAGCCACTCGCGCAGACCGATTTCCATGTAATCCCGTGCCTCTATAAAAATATGCTTGAAAACAAAGGGTTCAAAGCCCTTTAACACGTGGCGCCAACTCTATGTTCTGACAGGCGTTTTACCCACGCAAAAAACGAGTGACATTAAGCTAGCACGACCAAAGACAACTTTACACCGTCTGTCGCACATGGCGGGGCATTTGCCTACACATTCTGCCCTATCTTCGCTTATCAGGCGTCGACCATGGCCAGCGCCTCCTCCACATCAACTGCAACAAGACGTGAGCAACCGGGCTCATGCATGGTCACCCCCATCAATTGATCGGCCATCTCCATGGCAATCTTGTTATGGGTGATGTAAATGAATTGCACGCTTTCACTCATGTCCTTGACCAAACGGGCGTAGCGCCCGACGTTGGCATCGTCCAGCGGCGCGTCGACCTCGTCGAGCATGCAGAACGGTGCGGGGTTCAACTTGAAGATGGCAAACACCAGCGCAAGAGCGGTCAGTGCCTTCTCGCCGCCGGACAGCAGATGGATGGTGCTGTTCTTCTTGCCCGGCGGGCGCGCCATGATCGTCACCCCTGTATCGAGTAGATCTTCGCCCGTCAGTTCCAGGTAAGCGCTGCCGCCACCGAAAACTTTTGGAAAAAGTGCCTGTAATCCGGCATTTATCTGATCAAAGGTATCCTTGAAGCGGTTGCGGGTTTCCTTGTCGATCTTGCGGATGACGTTTTCCAGGGTCTCCAGCGCCTCGACCAGGTCGGCGTCCTGAGCGTCCAGATAGCGCTTGCGTTCGGACTGCTGCTCGTATTCTTCGATGGCGGCCAAGTTGATCGCGCCCAGACGCTGGATACGCGCCTCCATCTGCTCCAATTCCTGTTCCGTGCCCTGCTCGCTGGCTTCGGGTTCGAGCGTGGCAAGCACGCCTTGCAGATCGTAGCCATCGGCCAGCAGTTGCTCCTGCAGGGTCTTGCGGCGCACGTCCAGGCCCTGGCACTCCAGGCGCAGCTGTTCCAACTGGCCACGCAGCAGCTGGGCCTGCTGCTCGGCCTGGGTTCGGCGCTTCTCGGCGTCGCGTAGCTCGCGGTCGGCCTCGTCCATGTGCAGCCGTGCCTGGCGCATTTCCTCGTCGACGCTCATGCGCCGCTCCAGCAACTCCTCCAGCTTCAGACGAAGCTCTTCCAGCGGGGCCTCGCCCTCCTCCAGGTTGAGGCTCAACTGTTCCTGACGCTCGCTCAGGCGCGCCGCTTGTTGCTCCAGACGCTCCAGAGCCTGGCGAGTGGAGTCGTGCTGGGCCCGCAACGAGCCAAGGCGCACGGCCAACTGATGGGCGTGATCCTTGTGCTGACGGGCTTCCTGACGAATACGGTCAAGGCCCTCGCGCAAGGTGTCGCGCCGGGCCATCAGCGCTTCGCGCTGTTCGGAGTCCTGCGCCATGACTTCAAGCGCCTCTTGCAGCACCAGGCGCGCTTCGCCCAGCTGTTCGTGCTCAAGGGCACGCTGCTCCTGCAGCTCGAGCAGCTCTTCCTGCAAACGGCTGCGGCGCAGCTCCAGCTGCTCGGCTCGGGCGCGGGCGGCTGACAGGCGCGACTTGAGCTCGCCGTGCTGACGGGTTTCTTCCTGGGTGCGGCGGCGCAGTTGCTCACGCTGTTCTTCGTGATCCAGTTGCTGCTCTCGCAGGGCCTGCAACTGCTGCTCCAGAAGCTCCAGCGCAGCCTCTTGCTCGCCCTGCTCCAAGCCCAGGCGCTCGATTTCCTGGCCACGGGCCAGCACCCCACCCTGGGCATCGCCGCCACGGCTGATACGCAAAAAGTGACGACCGACCCAGTAGCCATCGCGGCTCACCAGGCTTTGGCCTTCGCCCAGCGAGGCTCGCAGGGCCAAGGCTTGAGCGAGGTCTTCCACTGGCTTGACCTGGGCCAGCCAAGGGGCAAGATCGGTTCGGCCTTCGACTTTTTCCAGCAGGCTGCCGGCCTGGCGCGCGCCCTCCTTGCTCGCAAGCAGCAAACGCAGCTCGCCCTGCTCCAGCTGGGTGAAATCGAGTTGGGCGAAATCGTTCACCAACACCGCTTGCAGGTCGGCGCCCAGCACCGTTTCGACGGCCAGCTCCCAGCCCGGCTCGACGCGCAACCCTTCG includes:
- the ligA gene encoding NAD-dependent DNA ligase LigA, coding for MTAQTRILELRAELDQHNYRYYVLDEPSVPDAEYDRLFNELKALEAEHPHLVTPDSPTQRVGGQALAAFSQVRHEVPMLSLGNAFEEADLREFGRRVVEGLDQPGAVDFSCEPKLDGLAVSLLYRDGQLVQGATRGDGTTGEDISANVRTVRNIPLKLQGQGWPAVLEVRGEVYMSKAGFDRLNAAQAEAGGKTFANPRNAAAGSLRQLDSKITASRPLEFCCYGVGQVSESIGESHIGILEQLKQWGLPISRELKHAAGIEECLAYYRDIGERRNSLPYEIDGVVFKVNSLAAQRELGFRAREPRWAIAHKFPAMEELTEVLDVEFQVGRTGAVTPVARLKPVKVAGVTVSNATLHNMDEIARLGLRIGDTVIIRRAGDVIPQVMQVVLERRPEDARPVEVPSECPVCGSQVERTQLIKRSKGKETTSEGAVYRCVGRLACGAQLKQAIIHYVSRRAMDIDGLGEKSVEQLVDEGLIGSPADLYKLEFDQIVGLEGFAEVSSKKLLDAIEASKRPSLARFIYALGIPDVGEETAKVLARSLGSLARVQQALPQVLTYLPDIGLEVAYEIHNFFEDDHNRKVIEQLLACGMQLQDEGELAAEFAASTTLAGMIAKLDIASVGPTGAEKLVAKLDTLDKIIEADGIDLRQALNTKQADAVREFFRDEANQKLARAIEAQLQAFGMHWNSEKKVAEGLPLAGQTWVLTGTLERMSRDIAKDKLESLGAKVAGSVSGKTHCVVAGPGAGSKLAKASELGVKVLDEDAFVAFLGEQGIAV
- the zipA gene encoding cell division protein ZipA, which gives rise to MEIGLREWLIVIGIIVIAGILFDGWRRMRGGKGKLKFRLDRSYSNLPDEEGSAEVLGPSRVLDTHKEPELDESDLPSVSAPEREREPKPAKAGKRNKRAAQAPQGDLNLVAEQREPDLFDDADESFAADNNRNSGFAASGNAAKELPPVEEVLVISVISRDEGGFKGPALLQNILESGLRFGEMDIFHRHESMAGHGEVLFSMANAVKPGIFDLDDIDHFSTRAVSFFLGLPGPRHPKQAFDVMVAAARKLAHELNGELKDDQRSVLTAQTIEHYRQRIVEFERRALTQKR
- the smc gene encoding chromosome segregation protein SMC → MRLKCIRLAGFKSFVDPTTVNFPSNMAAVVGPNGCGKSNIIDAVRWVMGESSAKNLRGESMTDVIFNGSTSRKPVSQASIELVFDNSDNTLVGEYAAYAEISIRRKVTRDGQNTYYLNGAKCRRRDITDIFLGTGLGPRSYSIIEQGMISKLIEAKPEELRNFIEEAAGISKYKERRRETENRIRRTQENLARLTDLREELERQLERLHRQAQAAEKYREYKAQERQLKARLSALRWRDLDARVRQRETVIGDQDVAHEALVAEQRNADASIERLRDGHHELSERFNQVQGRFYSVAGDIARVEQSIQHGQQRLRQLQDDFKEAERTRLETESHLGHDRTLLATLGEELDMLVPEQELTLAAAEEAAAVLEEAEQGMHGWQEQWDSFNTRSAEPRRQAEVQQARLQQLEASLERMAERQRKLGEERDQLGADPQDADMLALGEQLASSELLLEELQLAEEQVIERLESVREQLQQATQSQQQAQGDLQRLGGRLASLEALQQAALEPGAGTAQWLSEQGLDQQPRLAEGLRVEPGWELAVETVLGADLQAVLVNDFAQLDFTQLEQGELRLLLASKEGARQAGSLLEKVEGRTDLAPWLAQVKPVEDLAQALALRASLGEGQSLVSRDGYWVGRHFLRISRGGDAQGGVLARGQEIERLGLEQGEQEAALELLEQQLQALREQQLDHEEQREQLRRRTQEETRQHGELKSRLSAARARAEQLELRRSRLQEELLELQEQRALEHEQLGEARLVLQEALEVMAQDSEQREALMARRDTLREGLDRIRQEARQHKDHAHQLAVRLGSLRAQHDSTRQALERLEQQAARLSERQEQLSLNLEEGEAPLEELRLKLEELLERRMSVDEEMRQARLHMDEADRELRDAEKRRTQAEQQAQLLRGQLEQLRLECQGLDVRRKTLQEQLLADGYDLQGVLATLEPEASEQGTEQELEQMEARIQRLGAINLAAIEEYEQQSERKRYLDAQDADLVEALETLENVIRKIDKETRNRFKDTFDQINAGLQALFPKVFGGGSAYLELTGEDLLDTGVTIMARPPGKKNSTIHLLSGGEKALTALALVFAIFKLNPAPFCMLDEVDAPLDDANVGRYARLVKDMSESVQFIYITHNKIAMEMADQLMGVTMHEPGCSRLVAVDVEEALAMVDA